One Vibrio quintilis DNA segment encodes these proteins:
- a CDS encoding GNAT family N-acetyltransferase, translated as MDIRVAEYSDYESIAKLHAQSWRMNYQGVMDAVYLRDEVDEERSLIWQTRLINPPINQHVVLAEEGNQLCGFICAFGNHDFDKGSIIESLHVAPEYQGKGLAKLLIREATEWIQHYFPDTGVYLEVTEENIKAIQFYDHLGGLHEMDRIWHTPCGCDISEWIYTWETPQAILSAVE; from the coding sequence ATGGATATTAGAGTAGCTGAATATAGTGATTATGAAAGCATCGCTAAATTACATGCGCAAAGCTGGCGTATGAATTATCAGGGTGTGATGGATGCGGTTTACCTGCGTGACGAAGTCGATGAAGAACGTAGCCTGATCTGGCAAACCCGTTTGATCAACCCGCCGATTAACCAACATGTGGTTCTTGCCGAAGAAGGGAACCAGCTGTGTGGATTTATTTGTGCCTTTGGTAACCATGACTTTGATAAAGGGTCAATTATTGAGTCTTTACATGTTGCACCTGAATATCAGGGAAAAGGACTGGCTAAGTTACTTATCAGAGAAGCGACAGAGTGGATACAGCATTATTTTCCTGACACCGGGGTTTATCTGGAAGTCACGGAAGAAAATATTAAGGCGATTCAGTTTTATGATCACTTAGGTGGTTTACATGAAATGGATCGTATCTGGCATACGCCCTGTGGCTGCGATATCTCTGAATGGATATACACATGGGAGACGCCTCAGGCAATTTTATCAGCGGTAGAATGA
- the ald gene encoding alanine dehydrogenase, which produces MIVGVPKEIKNHEYRVGMIPACVRELVIHGHQVYVEATAGQGIGFSDEDYIAAGAEILSTAEEVFAKSEMIVKVKEPQAVERAMLREGQILFTYLHLAPDFPQTEDLIESKAVCIAYETVTDERNQLPLLAPMSEVAGRMSIQAGAQALEKSKGGCGLLIGGVPGVEPAKVVIIGGGVVGASAARMAVGLRADVTVLDRNINTLRRLDEEFQGRVKVVYSTNEAIERHVTQADLVIGAVLIPGAAAPKLVTESLIAKMKAGSAVVDVAIDQGGCFATSHATTHDAPTYIVDDVVHYCVANMPGAVARTSTFALNNATLPYILNLADNGYQAALLNDPGFLKGLNVIHGQVTCKEVAENFNLSYVEPEAAIKMFT; this is translated from the coding sequence ATGATTGTCGGTGTTCCTAAGGAAATTAAGAATCATGAGTATCGTGTTGGTATGATTCCGGCGTGTGTCCGGGAATTGGTCATACATGGGCATCAGGTTTATGTAGAAGCAACTGCCGGACAAGGCATTGGTTTTTCAGATGAAGATTACATCGCTGCCGGAGCCGAAATTCTCTCTACTGCGGAAGAAGTGTTTGCAAAATCAGAAATGATTGTCAAAGTGAAAGAGCCTCAGGCTGTTGAACGTGCGATGTTGCGTGAAGGTCAAATTTTGTTCACTTACTTGCACCTTGCACCCGATTTCCCTCAAACAGAAGATTTAATTGAGAGCAAAGCTGTTTGTATTGCGTATGAAACAGTGACTGATGAAAGAAATCAGTTACCACTGCTTGCGCCAATGTCAGAAGTTGCAGGAAGAATGTCCATTCAGGCTGGTGCTCAGGCGCTTGAGAAGTCAAAAGGCGGCTGTGGTTTATTGATTGGTGGTGTTCCTGGTGTTGAGCCGGCAAAAGTTGTTATTATTGGTGGTGGTGTCGTGGGTGCCAGTGCTGCACGTATGGCTGTTGGTTTGAGAGCCGATGTGACTGTGCTGGACAGAAATATAAACACATTGCGCCGTTTGGATGAAGAGTTTCAGGGGCGGGTAAAAGTTGTGTACTCAACCAATGAAGCCATAGAAAGACACGTAACACAGGCTGATTTAGTGATTGGCGCTGTTTTGATTCCGGGTGCAGCTGCGCCGAAACTTGTCACCGAGTCATTGATCGCAAAAATGAAAGCAGGTTCTGCTGTTGTTGATGTGGCGATTGATCAGGGCGGATGCTTTGCAACTTCCCATGCGACCACGCATGATGCGCCAACCTATATTGTTGATGACGTGGTCCATTATTGCGTTGCTAATATGCCGGGTGCGGTAGCAAGAACGTCAACATTTGCACTAAACAATGCCACATTACCTTATATTCTGAATTTGGCTGACAATGGCTATCAGGCAGCCCTGCTGAATGATCCAGGTTTCCTGAAAGGGTTAAATGTGATTCATGGTCAGGTGACATGTAAAGAAGTCGCCGAGAATTTTAATCTGAGTTATGTAGAGCCTGAAGCAGCGATTAAGATGTTCACTTAA
- the rplT gene encoding 50S ribosomal protein L20, with protein sequence MPRVKRGVQARARHKKVLKQAKGYYGARSRVYRVAFQAVTKAGQYAYRDRRNKKRQFRQLWIARINAASRQNGLSYSRLINGLKKASIEIDRKILADIAVFDKAAFTVLVEKAKAAL encoded by the coding sequence ATGCCTCGCGTAAAACGTGGTGTACAAGCTCGTGCACGTCATAAGAAAGTTTTAAAACAAGCTAAAGGTTACTACGGAGCGCGCTCACGGGTTTACCGTGTTGCCTTCCAGGCAGTAACTAAAGCTGGTCAATATGCATATCGTGACCGTCGTAATAAAAAGCGTCAATTCCGTCAATTATGGATTGCACGTATTAATGCGGCATCTCGTCAGAATGGTTTGTCTTACAGCCGTTTAATCAACGGTTTGAAGAAAGCTTCTATCGAGATCGATCGTAAGATCCTTGCTGATATCGCTGTATTTGATAAAGCAGCATTTACTGTGCTTGTTGAAAAAGCAAAAGCAGCGCTTTAA
- the rpmI gene encoding 50S ribosomal protein L35 — protein sequence MPKMKSNKGAAKRFKKTAGGIKYKRATKRHILTKRTTKNKRQLRPNSVLPKCEVAAVARMLPYA from the coding sequence ATGCCTAAGATGAAAAGCAACAAAGGTGCTGCTAAGCGTTTTAAGAAAACAGCTGGTGGTATTAAATATAAGCGTGCGACTAAACGTCATATCCTGACTAAGCGTACAACTAAGAACAAGCGTCAGCTACGTCCTAACTCAGTACTTCCTAAATGTGAAGTTGCTGCAGTTGCCCGTATGTTGCCATACGCTTAA
- the infC gene encoding translation initiation factor IF-3 produces MKGGRRGQVQAKQNQHRINGEIRGVREVRLTGADGEESRIVSITEALETASESGLDLVEISPNAEPPVCRVMDYGKFLFEKSKAAKEQKKKQKQIQIKEVKFRPGTDIGDYQVKLRNLTRFLEEGNKVKVTIRFRGREMAHQDIGVDVLNRLKEDTADLAVVESFPSRIEGRQMIMVLAPKKK; encoded by the coding sequence ATTAAAGGTGGAAGACGTGGCCAGGTTCAGGCCAAACAAAACCAACATCGTATTAACGGAGAGATTCGTGGTGTACGTGAAGTCCGTTTAACCGGGGCAGACGGTGAAGAGTCTCGTATCGTTTCGATTACTGAAGCGCTTGAAACAGCATCAGAGTCGGGTTTGGATCTTGTAGAGATCAGCCCGAATGCTGAACCGCCAGTCTGTCGGGTGATGGATTATGGTAAGTTCCTCTTTGAGAAGAGCAAAGCTGCAAAAGAGCAGAAGAAAAAGCAAAAGCAGATTCAGATTAAGGAAGTAAAATTCCGTCCTGGAACTGATATTGGAGACTATCAGGTAAAACTACGCAACCTGACCCGTTTCCTTGAAGAAGGCAACAAAGTGAAAGTAACAATTCGCTTCCGTGGCCGAGAAATGGCGCACCAGGACATTGGTGTTGATGTTCTTAACCGTTTGAAAGAGGACACTGCTGATTTGGCGGTTGTTGAGTCTTTCCCAAGCCGGATTGAAGGGCGTCAAATGATCATGGTGTTAGCCCCCAAGAAGAAGTAA
- the thrS gene encoding threonine--tRNA ligase, with translation MPVITLPDGSQRQFDHSVSVLEVAQSIGPGLAKATIAGRVNGQRVDACDEIESDASLEIITAKDEVDGLEIVRHSCAHLLGHALKQLYPEAKMAIGPTIDNGFYYDIDMEQSLAQEDLEKIEARMKALAKTKYQVVKKKVSWQEARDAFESRGEPYKIEILDENVARDDRPGLYHHEEYIDMCRGPHVPNMSFCQHFKLLSVAGAYWRGSSDNKMLQRIYGTAFHDKKALKAHLTRLEEAAKRDHRKIGKQLDLFHMQQEAPGMVFWHHNGWSVFRDLEVFIREKLTEYGYQEVKGPLMMDRVLWERSGHWDKYAEAMFTTSSENRDYAIKPMNCPGHVQIFNQGLKSYRDLPLRMAEFGSCHRNEPSGSLHGIMRVRGFTQDDAHIFCTEDQIQQEVTSCIKMVFDTYQTFGFDNIAVKLSTRPEKRVGSDEIWDRSEEALKVSLESMDIPYEIQDGEGAFYGPKIEFTLHDCLDRAWQCGTVQLDFNLPNRLGATYVGENNERLIPVMIHRAILGSLERFIGILIEEYAGSFPTWLAPEQAVVLNITDKQSDYVQEVALKLQKCGIRAKADLRNEKIGFKIREHTLKRVPYMLVCGDQEIESGEVAVRTRKGEDLGKFKLDDFIQFVQQEVSSRKLNLEE, from the coding sequence ATGCCTGTTATTACTCTTCCTGACGGTAGTCAACGTCAATTCGATCATTCAGTTTCAGTTTTAGAAGTCGCTCAGTCTATCGGTCCGGGTCTGGCAAAAGCCACGATTGCAGGTCGGGTTAATGGCCAGCGGGTTGATGCATGTGATGAAATAGAATCAGATGCAAGTTTGGAAATTATTACCGCTAAAGATGAAGTGGATGGTCTGGAGATTGTTCGCCACTCATGTGCTCACTTGCTGGGACATGCGCTGAAACAGTTGTATCCTGAAGCAAAAATGGCCATCGGTCCAACGATTGATAATGGCTTTTATTACGATATCGATATGGAACAATCCCTGGCTCAGGAAGATTTGGAAAAAATCGAAGCGCGGATGAAGGCACTGGCGAAGACTAAGTATCAGGTTGTCAAGAAAAAAGTAAGCTGGCAGGAAGCCCGTGATGCTTTTGAGTCTCGCGGTGAACCGTACAAGATAGAGATTCTGGACGAAAATGTTGCCCGTGATGACCGTCCGGGGCTATACCACCACGAAGAATATATCGATATGTGTCGTGGACCTCACGTACCGAACATGAGTTTTTGTCAGCACTTTAAGCTATTAAGTGTTGCTGGTGCATACTGGCGTGGTAGCAGTGATAATAAAATGCTGCAGCGGATTTATGGTACTGCATTTCATGACAAGAAAGCATTAAAAGCGCATTTAACCCGATTAGAGGAAGCGGCAAAACGCGATCATCGTAAAATTGGTAAACAGCTCGACTTATTCCATATGCAGCAGGAAGCGCCTGGGATGGTGTTCTGGCATCATAATGGCTGGTCTGTTTTCCGTGATCTGGAAGTTTTTATCCGTGAAAAACTGACTGAGTATGGTTATCAGGAAGTGAAAGGCCCACTGATGATGGATCGCGTTCTTTGGGAACGCTCCGGCCACTGGGATAAATATGCTGAGGCAATGTTTACAACCAGCTCTGAGAACCGTGACTACGCAATCAAACCAATGAACTGCCCTGGTCATGTGCAGATCTTTAATCAGGGGCTGAAGTCTTATCGTGACTTACCGTTACGTATGGCAGAATTTGGTTCGTGTCACCGAAATGAGCCATCAGGTTCGCTTCATGGCATCATGCGGGTGCGCGGATTTACTCAGGATGATGCACATATTTTCTGTACTGAAGATCAAATTCAGCAGGAAGTGACATCTTGTATTAAAATGGTATTCGATACTTATCAGACTTTTGGGTTTGATAATATTGCTGTGAAGCTATCAACCCGTCCGGAAAAACGAGTGGGTAGTGATGAAATTTGGGACCGTTCAGAAGAAGCATTGAAAGTATCTCTTGAATCAATGGATATTCCGTATGAGATTCAGGATGGTGAAGGCGCATTCTACGGACCCAAAATTGAATTTACATTACATGACTGTTTGGATCGTGCGTGGCAGTGTGGTACTGTTCAGCTGGATTTCAATTTGCCTAACCGTCTTGGCGCAACTTATGTTGGTGAGAATAACGAACGTCTGATTCCGGTGATGATTCACCGTGCGATTTTAGGTTCGCTTGAACGGTTTATCGGGATTTTGATTGAAGAATATGCTGGATCATTCCCAACATGGCTTGCACCTGAACAAGCAGTTGTTTTAAATATCACGGATAAACAGTCTGATTATGTTCAGGAAGTTGCTTTAAAACTACAAAAATGTGGTATTCGTGCAAAAGCAGACTTGAGAAATGAGAAAATAGGCTTTAAAATCCGCGAACATACTTTGAAGCGTGTGCCGTATATGCTCGTGTGTGGTGACCAGGAAATTGAATCCGGTGAAGTCGCAGTGCGGACACGAAAAGGCGAGGACTTAGGTAAGTTCAAACTGGATGATTTTATTCAGTTTGTTCAGCAAGAAGTTTCTAGCCGTAAGCTCAATCTGGAGGAATAA
- a CDS encoding methyl-accepting chemotaxis protein, which yields MKLSRQLAYLIVSIALGFVLLGLFGLESLRSNLIDSRKHEIQSVLSFAKNQVGVYVKQEEQGLITREEAEKKAVEALSGLRFGASYIWSNDNNSIARVHVRANKIGQFQKSYQKHISQLRNKDFIIDVGENVKPGTNKKTVKINGVTKIPGWNWVIGYGVYMDDLDATYWSFAYKFIGISIAIVLIVISIVLLIARSILKRLGGEPIYAVEVTNRIAKGDLSENIEGKFDDESLLGSIVIMQNSLKKMVKSILDGSHHLSNATSDLKHQVANITRASNGSSDASLSTAASIQEMSICIGEISGSAEKTEQNSEKAFDYCANGEELVKHSGEIINEISSQIKKSMEDFNKLSERSNEIGNVVNVIRDIAEQTNLLALNAAIEAARAGEQGRGFAVVADEVRTLASRTEAATSEITETIHIIQKDTDIVAKALQSVLPKVEESVESSHQVNQMLGDIRNSSSETLDMVREVSVATSEQNKASAELTSHVDMISNMVKETAESIEQCHHTVSELDELAQDLHESISYFNLH from the coding sequence TTGAAACTTTCAAGACAACTAGCTTATCTAATTGTTTCTATAGCTTTGGGGTTTGTTTTGTTGGGTCTGTTTGGATTGGAGTCATTGCGCTCAAACCTGATAGACAGTCGTAAACATGAAATTCAATCTGTTTTGAGTTTTGCTAAAAATCAGGTTGGCGTTTATGTCAAACAGGAAGAACAAGGACTGATCACAAGAGAAGAAGCTGAGAAGAAAGCTGTAGAAGCGCTGTCTGGGTTGCGTTTTGGGGCCTCTTATATTTGGTCAAATGACAATAATTCTATTGCCCGGGTCCATGTTCGGGCCAACAAAATAGGGCAGTTCCAGAAATCATATCAGAAGCATATTTCTCAGTTACGTAATAAAGATTTTATTATCGATGTCGGAGAAAATGTTAAACCGGGAACGAACAAGAAGACAGTAAAAATCAATGGAGTCACTAAGATACCGGGTTGGAACTGGGTGATTGGCTACGGTGTTTATATGGATGATCTGGATGCAACTTACTGGTCATTTGCTTATAAGTTTATCGGTATATCGATCGCTATTGTTCTCATTGTTATTTCAATTGTGCTTTTAATCGCCAGATCGATTCTTAAACGTCTGGGTGGAGAACCTATCTATGCCGTTGAAGTAACCAACCGCATTGCGAAAGGTGATCTTTCAGAAAATATTGAAGGGAAGTTTGATGATGAGAGCCTGCTGGGGTCGATAGTCATCATGCAGAACTCTCTGAAGAAAATGGTGAAAAGTATTCTCGACGGCTCGCATCATTTATCAAACGCAACCAGCGATTTGAAGCATCAGGTTGCGAATATTACCCGCGCCTCTAACGGTTCTTCAGATGCATCTTTGTCAACAGCAGCTTCAATACAGGAAATGTCAATTTGTATCGGTGAAATTTCCGGTAGTGCGGAAAAGACAGAGCAAAATTCTGAAAAAGCTTTTGATTATTGCGCCAACGGTGAAGAGCTGGTGAAGCATTCCGGTGAAATCATCAATGAGATTTCTTCTCAGATTAAAAAATCAATGGAAGATTTTAATAAACTGAGTGAACGATCAAATGAAATTGGTAATGTGGTTAATGTCATCCGTGACATTGCCGAACAGACTAACCTGCTGGCTTTGAATGCGGCGATTGAAGCCGCTCGCGCCGGAGAACAGGGACGAGGGTTTGCAGTTGTTGCTGATGAAGTTCGCACGCTTGCTTCAAGAACCGAAGCCGCAACATCTGAAATTACTGAAACTATTCATATTATTCAGAAAGATACAGACATTGTTGCCAAGGCTCTGCAATCAGTCTTACCGAAAGTAGAAGAAAGTGTTGAAAGTTCACATCAGGTCAATCAAATGCTTGGTGATATCCGCAACAGTTCTTCTGAAACACTGGATATGGTCAGAGAAGTTTCTGTCGCGACAAGTGAACAGAATAAAGCTTCTGCTGAGCTGACCAGCCATGTCGATATGATTTCGAACATGGTTAAAGAAACTGCGGAATCGATTGAACAGTGTCATCATACCGTATCGGAATTAGATGAATTGGCTCAGGATCTTCACGAAAGTATCAGTTACTTTAATCTTCATTAA
- a CDS encoding MaoC family dehydratase, whose translation MKVVELFKQRGEILSKQHAELVQKMPPAMREYWNEFLTKTNNFHLFSWAKDFNQPAVNEDVVSNDPTIMKPEAKALYEELEVKIGEVIHTGEWMLVDQARINRFGAVTDDTQWIHTDPERAAMESPFKTTIAHGFLTLALLPKLTDSVDPDNPLFPTAKMVVNIGLNQVRFPYPVKSGDRVRAKSILTKVKPVRKGLEIEREIRVEIEGVRRPGCVVISVIQLHF comes from the coding sequence ATGAAGGTTGTCGAATTATTCAAACAACGTGGTGAAATTTTAAGTAAACAGCATGCTGAGTTAGTTCAGAAAATGCCGCCTGCGATGCGGGAATACTGGAATGAATTTTTGACGAAGACCAATAATTTCCATTTATTCTCCTGGGCAAAAGACTTTAACCAGCCCGCGGTGAATGAAGATGTGGTTTCCAATGATCCCACTATCATGAAACCGGAAGCCAAGGCACTTTATGAGGAGCTTGAGGTTAAGATTGGCGAAGTCATTCATACCGGGGAATGGATGTTAGTTGATCAGGCAAGAATTAACCGGTTTGGTGCTGTGACTGATGATACTCAGTGGATTCATACGGATCCGGAAAGGGCAGCAATGGAGTCTCCGTTTAAGACAACGATTGCTCATGGTTTCTTAACCTTAGCGCTTTTGCCTAAGCTGACAGATAGTGTTGACCCTGATAATCCGTTATTTCCTACTGCAAAGATGGTGGTGAATATTGGCCTGAATCAGGTTCGTTTTCCTTATCCTGTGAAGTCTGGTGATCGTGTTCGGGCAAAAAGTATACTGACGAAAGTCAAGCCTGTGCGAAAAGGTTTGGAAATTGAGCGTGAAATCAGAGTCGAAATCGAAGGTGTCCGCAGACCAGGTTGTGTCGTTATTTCTGTAATTCAATTACATTTCTGA
- a CDS encoding metal ABC transporter substrate-binding protein: MKYLVSILFLSLTVLPVSAWAKFSVVTTFTIIQDMAKNVAGDYADVLSITKPGAEIHNYQPTPRDIIKAQSADLVLWNGLHLERWFQRFFANVKSVPSVVVTEGIKPISIYGGPYTGKPNPHAWMSPENALIYIENIRKALVKYDPEHKDAYNHNAAIYKQQIQQLNQPIQLKMNQIPEEHRWLVTSEGAFSYLARDYHLKEAYLWPINADQQGTPRQVRTLIDKIRQNNIPVLFSESTISDKPARQVARETGAHYGGVLYVDSLSTKDGPVPTYLDLLRVTTDTIVKGFRL; encoded by the coding sequence ATGAAGTATTTAGTCTCAATCCTTTTCCTGAGTTTGACAGTATTACCGGTATCTGCGTGGGCTAAGTTCAGCGTCGTAACGACCTTTACCATCATTCAGGATATGGCCAAAAATGTCGCAGGTGATTATGCAGATGTGCTTTCTATCACCAAGCCCGGAGCAGAAATCCATAATTACCAGCCTACGCCCAGAGATATTATCAAAGCGCAATCAGCTGATTTGGTTTTATGGAACGGGCTTCATCTTGAGCGATGGTTCCAACGGTTCTTTGCCAATGTCAAATCAGTGCCGTCCGTCGTGGTCACTGAGGGAATTAAGCCAATATCAATCTATGGCGGCCCATATACTGGCAAACCAAATCCACACGCATGGATGTCGCCGGAAAATGCATTAATTTATATCGAAAATATCCGCAAAGCATTGGTGAAGTACGATCCGGAACACAAGGATGCCTACAACCATAATGCAGCGATATATAAACAGCAGATTCAGCAACTCAATCAACCAATTCAACTGAAGATGAATCAAATACCTGAAGAACACCGGTGGCTGGTCACCAGTGAAGGTGCATTCAGCTATCTGGCCAGAGACTATCACCTGAAAGAAGCTTATCTGTGGCCAATTAACGCAGATCAACAGGGAACTCCCCGTCAGGTCAGAACACTCATTGATAAAATCCGCCAGAACAATATTCCGGTTCTGTTCAGTGAGAGTACGATTTCAGATAAACCGGCCAGACAGGTTGCCCGGGAAACCGGTGCGCACTATGGCGGCGTACTGTATGTTGACTCCCTCTCCACCAAAGACGGTCCTGTTCCGACTTATCTGGACCTGTTACGTGTCACAACAGACACCATTGTAAAAGGATTCCGGTTATGA
- a CDS encoding metal ABC transporter ATP-binding protein has translation MNRAHHTVSLEAHDVSVIYNNGFRAINDVNFTLQGGTICALVGVNGGGKSTLFKSIMGLVKISGGDIQLSGLPIHHALKQNLVAYVPQSEDIDWDFPILVRDVVMQGRFGFMNFLRRPKAADKEKVQQAMHRMGIEDLAERQIGELSGGQKKRVFLARALAQESKTILLDEPFTGVDFTTEEAIMDLLRELRDEGHLILVSTHNLGNIPDYCNEVVFINRTIIAAGELSEAFTQNNLEATFGGVLKHVGILGETLHEDDDDRTVTILSDHEEPAVFYGKNSESAKLIRRKSRSGRPS, from the coding sequence ATGAACAGAGCTCATCATACAGTCAGCCTTGAGGCGCATGATGTCAGCGTCATTTACAACAACGGCTTCCGGGCAATCAATGATGTAAACTTTACCCTTCAGGGCGGCACAATCTGTGCGCTGGTCGGTGTCAATGGCGGCGGTAAGTCGACATTATTTAAAAGCATTATGGGGCTGGTCAAAATCTCCGGTGGTGATATTCAGCTTTCCGGTTTACCAATTCACCATGCGCTGAAACAAAATCTGGTGGCCTACGTGCCGCAAAGTGAAGATATCGACTGGGACTTTCCTATCTTAGTCCGTGATGTTGTGATGCAGGGACGATTCGGCTTCATGAATTTCCTTCGCCGGCCTAAAGCAGCAGATAAAGAAAAAGTTCAGCAGGCAATGCACCGGATGGGCATCGAAGATCTGGCGGAACGTCAGATCGGGGAATTATCAGGCGGACAGAAAAAGCGGGTGTTTCTTGCCAGAGCATTAGCGCAGGAAAGCAAAACCATCCTGCTGGATGAACCTTTCACCGGTGTCGACTTCACCACTGAAGAAGCAATCATGGATTTGCTGCGGGAATTAAGAGACGAAGGTCATCTGATTCTGGTGTCGACACATAATCTGGGAAATATCCCCGATTACTGTAATGAAGTTGTATTTATCAATCGTACCATCATTGCCGCAGGTGAGTTAAGCGAAGCCTTTACGCAGAATAATCTGGAGGCCACCTTTGGTGGGGTGCTGAAACATGTCGGTATTCTCGGGGAAACCCTGCATGAAGATGATGACGACAGAACCGTCACGATTCTGTCCGACCATGAAGAACCGGCCGTGTTCTACGGCAAAAACAGTGAAAGTGCCAAACTCATCCGGCGGAAATCCCGCTCAGGGAGGCCTTCATGA
- a CDS encoding metal ABC transporter permease — MELLTEPFAYQYMQHAILASAIVGGVCAFLSAFLMLKGWSLIGDALSHSVVPGVAGAYALGLPYSAGAFIAGFLASIGIALLRTLSHLKEDAIIGFIFTTFFASGLLLVSLNPTSVNIEGIIFGNILTISPSDLMQMVIIAVVSFAVLTLLWKDLMLVFFDETQASSVGLSPTVLKVIFFTILSACTVASLQTVGAILVIAMVITPGATAYLLTDRFGWLLIISISIGIISCALGAYLSYFLDGATGGVIVVIQTLFFLVAFFFAPKYGMLATRTNIREENKRQTASRHQPGINPKMRRL, encoded by the coding sequence ATTGAATTATTGACTGAACCTTTTGCATATCAGTATATGCAGCATGCAATTCTGGCCAGTGCGATTGTCGGTGGCGTGTGTGCATTTCTTTCAGCATTTCTGATGCTGAAAGGCTGGTCTTTAATCGGAGATGCCCTGTCCCATTCCGTTGTCCCGGGCGTTGCTGGTGCTTATGCGCTGGGACTTCCCTACTCTGCCGGTGCATTTATTGCGGGGTTTCTGGCATCGATCGGGATTGCTTTGCTGCGAACGCTGTCTCATTTAAAAGAAGACGCCATTATTGGTTTTATCTTCACCACATTTTTCGCATCAGGCTTATTACTGGTTTCACTCAATCCAACCTCCGTGAATATTGAAGGAATTATTTTCGGCAATATCTTAACTATCAGCCCTTCAGATTTAATGCAGATGGTGATAATTGCCGTGGTTTCCTTTGCTGTGCTGACACTGCTCTGGAAAGATTTAATGCTGGTATTTTTTGATGAAACCCAGGCGTCTTCCGTTGGCCTGTCCCCCACTGTGCTGAAAGTCATTTTCTTCACTATTTTAAGTGCCTGTACGGTTGCTTCACTGCAAACCGTTGGCGCAATTCTGGTGATAGCGATGGTGATAACACCGGGTGCAACCGCTTATTTATTAACCGACCGTTTTGGCTGGTTACTGATCATTTCAATTTCCATCGGCATTATCAGCTGCGCACTGGGCGCCTACCTGAGTTATTTCCTCGATGGCGCAACCGGTGGTGTAATTGTCGTCATCCAGACGCTGTTCTTTCTGGTTGCATTCTTTTTCGCACCGAAATACGGCATGCTGGCAACCCGGACCAATATCCGTGAAGAAAATAAACGTCAGACAGCCAGCAGACATCAGCCTGGCATCAATCCGAAAATGAGGCGCTTATAA
- a CDS encoding metal ABC transporter permease, whose amino-acid sequence MDHIIHWFLDPFQFEFMRRALWAGLAVGAVCAVLSCYLILKGWSLMGDAISHAVLPGIVIAYVTGIALPIGAFASGLTCALLTGYIKENSRVKEDTVMGIVYSGMFALGLVLFTKVETEQHLLHILFGNMLGINDYEFLQTVIISLIVFVIIVLFRKDFLLYCFDKSHARVVGLPVVFIHYSLLILLSLTIVATIQAVGVIMVVAMLVSPGITAFVLTKQFSKMMWIALAVSLTSIVAGILVSFYIDGATSACIVLVQAAFFIAALTTSRLKNRARLSSGKNTLIAN is encoded by the coding sequence ATGGATCATATTATTCACTGGTTTCTCGACCCGTTTCAGTTTGAATTCATGCGGCGGGCACTCTGGGCAGGTCTGGCAGTTGGCGCAGTCTGTGCTGTTCTTTCCTGCTATCTGATTCTCAAAGGCTGGTCACTGATGGGAGATGCGATTTCTCATGCTGTTCTGCCTGGTATTGTGATTGCGTATGTTACAGGGATTGCCCTGCCGATCGGCGCCTTTGCTTCCGGACTGACCTGCGCCCTGCTCACCGGCTATATCAAAGAGAACAGCCGGGTCAAAGAAGATACGGTCATGGGTATTGTGTATTCAGGCATGTTTGCTTTAGGTCTGGTGCTTTTCACTAAAGTGGAAACTGAACAGCATCTGCTGCACATTCTGTTTGGTAACATGCTTGGGATTAACGACTATGAGTTCCTGCAAACCGTGATCATTTCTCTGATCGTGTTTGTCATCATTGTGCTGTTCAGAAAAGATTTTTTACTGTACTGCTTCGACAAAAGCCATGCCCGGGTCGTTGGATTACCGGTTGTATTTATTCACTACAGCCTGCTGATTCTGTTATCACTGACCATCGTGGCAACAATACAAGCTGTCGGTGTCATCATGGTCGTCGCGATGCTGGTTTCTCCGGGCATTACCGCATTTGTATTAACCAAACAGTTCAGCAAAATGATGTGGATTGCACTCGCGGTTTCGCTGACTTCTATTGTCGCCGGCATTTTAGTCAGCTTTTATATTGATGGGGCAACCAGCGCCTGTATTGTGCTGGTGCAGGCGGCATTTTTCATCGCTGCACTGACAACATCCAGACTGAAAAACAGGGCCCGTCTTTCTTCGGGAAAGAACACCCTGATTGCAAATTGA